In Perognathus longimembris pacificus isolate PPM17 chromosome 3, ASM2315922v1, whole genome shotgun sequence, a single window of DNA contains:
- the Nanos3 gene encoding nanos homolog 3 has product MGTYNLWTDYLGLAKLVGSLRREEEPEVRLDEAQPKAAALATPECQEPQATSPSPAPDRLCSFCKHNGESRAIYQSHVLKDEEGRVLCPILRDYVCPQCGATQDRAHTRRFCPLTGQGYTSVYSYTTRNSAGKKLARPDKGRAQDAGHRRGGKGGPAAGVQGMGCGGDLSQARFRCSVKWGSKGAGSSAGPSASI; this is encoded by the exons ATGGGGACTTACAACTTGTGGACCGATTACCTGGGTTTGGCAAAGCTGGTTGGGAGTCTGCGTAGAGAAGAAGAACCAGAGGTCAGGCTGGATGAAGCCCAGCCCAAGGCAGCAGCACTAGCAACCCCTGAGTGCCAGGAGCCCCAAGCCACCAGCCCCTCGCCAGCTCCAGATCGCCTGTGTTCTTTCTGCAAACACAACGGTGAATCCCGGGCCATCTACCAGTCGCACGTGCTGAAGGATGAGGAGGGCCGGGTTCTGTGCCCCATCCTGCGGGACTACGTGTGCCCCCAGTGCGGTGCCACACAGGACCGTGCCCACACCCGGCGCTTCTGCCCACTTACGGGCCAGGGCTACACCTCCGTCTACAGCTACACCACCCGCAACTCGGCGGGCAAGAAGCTGGCCCGGCCAGACAAGGGGAGGGCTCAGGATGCTGGCCACCGccgaggaggaaaaggaggaccgGCTGCAGGTGTCCAGGGGATGGGGTGTGGAGGGGATCTGTCCCAGGCTCGCTTCCGATGCTCTGTGAAGTGGG GTTCCAAGGGCGCGGGCAGTTCTGCGGGACCTTCGGCCTCCATCTGA